A region of Rhizorhabdus wittichii RW1 DNA encodes the following proteins:
- a CDS encoding branched-chain alpha-keto acid dehydrogenase E1 component (PFAM: dehydrogenase, E1 component), whose amino-acid sequence MTGRNLPPLSLHVPEPAFRPGDTVDFADFDMPVAGAVRRPPVDAGPAELRDMPYAMVRVLDDEGRAQGPWDPRLAPETLLKILRSMALTRAFDERLYRAQRQGKTSFYMKCTGEEATSVGAAHALDYDDMCFPSYRQQGLLIARDWPIVDMINQIYSNRADRLKGRQMPIMYSVRQASFFSISGNLTTQYPQAVGWAMASAARGDTRIAAAWCGEGSTAEGDFHSALTFAAVYRAPVILNVINNQWAISSFSGFAGAEATTFAARAIGYGIAGLRVDGNDALAVYAATQWAADRARNNHGPTLIEHFTYRAEGHSTSDDPTKYRSAEEGGKWPLGDPIARLKKHVVGLGIWDEERQAAMDLEVAELVKAAQKEAEKNGILQDGLKQSFDSMFEDVFEEMPWHLKEQSVQMHDERKAAGI is encoded by the coding sequence ATGACGGGCCGTAACCTGCCGCCGCTGTCGCTTCACGTGCCCGAGCCGGCGTTCCGGCCGGGCGACACGGTCGACTTCGCCGACTTCGACATGCCCGTTGCCGGGGCGGTGCGCCGGCCGCCGGTCGACGCCGGCCCGGCCGAGCTCCGCGACATGCCCTATGCGATGGTCCGCGTGCTCGACGACGAGGGGCGGGCGCAGGGGCCGTGGGATCCGCGCCTCGCGCCCGAGACGCTGCTCAAGATATTGCGCAGCATGGCGCTCACCCGCGCCTTCGACGAGCGGCTCTACCGCGCGCAGCGCCAGGGCAAGACCAGCTTCTACATGAAGTGCACCGGCGAGGAGGCGACCTCGGTCGGCGCCGCCCATGCGCTCGACTATGACGACATGTGCTTCCCGAGCTACCGGCAGCAGGGCCTGCTGATCGCGCGCGACTGGCCGATCGTCGACATGATCAACCAGATCTACTCGAACCGCGCCGACCGGCTGAAGGGCCGCCAGATGCCGATCATGTATTCGGTGCGGCAGGCCAGTTTCTTCTCGATCTCGGGCAACCTCACCACCCAATATCCGCAGGCGGTGGGCTGGGCGATGGCGAGCGCGGCGCGCGGCGACACGCGGATCGCGGCGGCCTGGTGCGGCGAGGGATCGACCGCCGAGGGCGATTTCCATTCCGCGCTGACCTTCGCCGCCGTCTATCGCGCGCCGGTCATCCTCAACGTCATCAACAACCAGTGGGCGATCTCGTCCTTCTCGGGCTTCGCGGGGGCCGAGGCGACGACCTTCGCGGCGCGCGCGATCGGCTATGGCATCGCCGGCCTGCGCGTCGACGGCAATGACGCGCTCGCCGTCTATGCCGCGACGCAATGGGCGGCGGACCGGGCGCGCAACAACCACGGCCCGACCCTGATCGAACATTTCACCTATCGCGCCGAGGGTCATTCGACCTCGGACGACCCGACCAAGTACCGATCGGCCGAGGAGGGTGGCAAATGGCCGCTCGGCGACCCGATCGCGCGGCTCAAGAAGCATGTCGTCGGCCTCGGCATCTGGGACGAGGAGCGCCAGGCGGCGATGGACCTCGAGGTCGCCGAGCTGGTCAAGGCCGCCCAGAAGGAGGCCGAGAAGAACGGCATCCTCCAGGACGGCCTCAAGCAATCCTTCGATTCGATGTTCGAGGACGTGTTCGAGGAGATGCCGTGGCACCTGAAGGAGCAGTCGGTCCAGATGCACGACGAGCGCAAGGCGGCAGGGATATGA
- a CDS encoding efflux transporter, RND family, MFP subunit (TIGRFAM: efflux transporter, RND family, MFP subunit~PFAM: secretion protein HlyD family protein) yields MTDPDKQPQQDLDEFLGVEPTSPRAVLFRRIGIGLAIVVVLIILWRLILGGDDKAAYATRPVERGDLTVIVSATGNLAPTNQVEVGSEQSGIIVEVYVDNNDRVKKGQLLAKLDTSRLQDAVNQADAGLASARAGVQQAEATEQQARATLRRQEQVWRLSGGKVPSATELDVARGDAARATAGVSTAKAAVDQAQATLSSAQTALSKAFIRSPVNGQVLSRSIEPGQTVAASFNAPVLFTIAEDLRQMRLEVKVDEADVGQVQKGQKATFTVDAFPGRTFPATIERVDVGANATGTGSSSSSSSSTASTTTSGVVAYTARLTVANGDGLLRPGMTATADIITTQKKDVLLVPSAALRFTPDRQAAGSDGGGITSVLAPRVRRRGGSSEREAAIGRGSKQTVYVVADSGSQPQPVEITVGESNGSQAEVTGGKLSEGMQVVIGQYAAGGSGGSGRGQGTGGQGGSGQRRNGQ; encoded by the coding sequence ATGACCGATCCCGACAAGCAGCCCCAGCAGGATCTGGACGAATTCCTCGGCGTCGAGCCGACCTCGCCGCGCGCGGTGCTGTTCCGCCGGATCGGCATCGGCCTCGCCATCGTCGTGGTGCTGATCATCCTGTGGCGGCTGATCCTCGGCGGCGACGACAAGGCCGCCTATGCGACCCGCCCGGTCGAGCGCGGCGACCTGACCGTCATCGTCTCGGCGACCGGCAACCTCGCGCCGACCAACCAGGTCGAGGTGGGCTCCGAGCAGTCGGGCATCATCGTCGAGGTCTATGTCGACAACAACGACCGGGTGAAGAAGGGCCAGCTCCTCGCCAAGCTCGATACGTCGCGGTTGCAGGACGCGGTCAACCAGGCCGATGCCGGTCTGGCCTCGGCGCGCGCCGGCGTCCAGCAGGCCGAGGCGACCGAACAGCAGGCGCGGGCGACGCTGCGACGACAGGAACAGGTCTGGCGACTATCGGGCGGCAAGGTGCCGTCGGCGACCGAGCTCGACGTCGCGCGGGGCGATGCGGCCCGCGCGACGGCGGGCGTTTCGACGGCGAAGGCCGCGGTCGACCAGGCGCAGGCCACCCTGTCCTCGGCGCAGACCGCACTGTCCAAGGCGTTCATCCGCTCGCCGGTCAACGGCCAGGTGCTGTCGCGCTCGATCGAGCCGGGGCAGACCGTCGCCGCCTCGTTCAACGCGCCGGTGCTGTTCACCATCGCCGAGGACCTCCGCCAGATGCGGCTCGAGGTGAAGGTGGACGAGGCCGATGTCGGGCAGGTCCAGAAGGGCCAGAAGGCGACCTTCACCGTCGACGCCTTTCCCGGCCGCACCTTCCCCGCGACGATCGAGCGGGTCGACGTCGGCGCCAACGCGACCGGCACCGGTTCGTCGAGCTCGTCGTCGAGCAGCACCGCCAGCACCACGACGAGCGGGGTCGTCGCCTATACGGCGCGGCTGACCGTGGCCAATGGCGACGGGCTGCTCCGTCCGGGCATGACCGCGACCGCCGACATCATCACCACCCAGAAGAAGGACGTGCTGCTCGTCCCGTCGGCGGCGCTGCGCTTCACCCCCGACCGGCAGGCGGCGGGCAGCGACGGCGGCGGGATCACCAGCGTGCTCGCCCCCCGGGTCCGCCGCCGCGGCGGATCGAGCGAGCGCGAGGCGGCGATCGGCCGCGGCAGCAAGCAGACCGTCTATGTCGTCGCCGATTCGGGCAGCCAGCCCCAGCCGGTCGAGATCACCGTCGGCGAGAGCAACGGCAGCCAGGCCGAGGTGACCGGCGGCAAGCTGAGCGAAGGTATGCAGGTCGTGATCGGCCAATATGCTGCGGGCGGCAGCGGCGGCTCCGGGCGCGGCCAGGGGACAGGCGGCCAGGGCGGAAGCGGGCAGCGGCGCAATGGCCAGTGA
- a CDS encoding branched-chain alpha-keto acid dehydrogenase E1 component (PFAM: Transketolase, central region; Transketolase domain protein), translated as MTEAPRTMNMIQAINSAIDVAMGRDDRIVVLGEDVGYFGGVFKATEGLQKRYGKTRVFDTPISECGIIGVAVGMATYGLRPVPEIQFADYIYPALDQLVSEAARLRYRSAGEYTAPITVRTPFGGGIFGGQTHSQSPEGIFTHVAGLKTVIPSNPYDAKGLLIAAIEDNDPVIFFEPKRIYNGPFDGHYDRPVQPWSKFAESAVPEGYYTVQLGKARVVREGNDVTVLAYGTMVHVAHSVIEETGIDAELIDLRTLVPLDIETVVESVRKTGRCMVVHEATKTSGFGAELSALVQEHCFHWLEAPVQRVTGWDTPYPHSLEWAYFPGPVRLTEAFKRVMQD; from the coding sequence ATGACCGAAGCCCCCCGCACGATGAACATGATCCAGGCGATCAACTCGGCGATCGACGTCGCGATGGGCCGCGACGACAGGATCGTCGTGCTGGGCGAGGACGTCGGCTATTTCGGCGGCGTCTTCAAGGCGACCGAGGGGCTGCAGAAGCGCTACGGCAAGACCCGCGTGTTCGACACGCCGATCAGCGAATGCGGCATCATCGGCGTCGCGGTCGGCATGGCGACCTACGGCCTGCGCCCGGTGCCCGAGATCCAGTTCGCCGACTATATCTATCCGGCGCTCGACCAGCTCGTGTCGGAAGCGGCGCGGCTGCGCTACCGCTCGGCCGGCGAATATACCGCGCCGATCACGGTGCGCACCCCGTTCGGCGGCGGCATCTTCGGCGGGCAGACGCACAGCCAGAGTCCCGAGGGCATCTTCACCCATGTCGCCGGGCTCAAGACGGTGATCCCGTCCAACCCCTATGACGCCAAGGGCCTGCTGATCGCCGCGATCGAGGACAATGATCCGGTGATCTTCTTCGAGCCGAAGCGCATCTACAATGGCCCGTTCGACGGCCATTACGACCGCCCGGTCCAGCCGTGGAGCAAGTTCGCCGAGAGCGCGGTGCCGGAGGGCTACTACACGGTCCAGCTCGGCAAGGCGCGGGTGGTGCGCGAGGGCAACGACGTCACCGTCCTCGCCTATGGCACGATGGTCCATGTCGCGCACAGCGTGATCGAGGAGACCGGCATCGACGCCGAGCTGATCGACCTGCGCACGCTGGTCCCGCTCGATATCGAGACGGTGGTCGAGTCGGTCAGGAAGACCGGGCGCTGCATGGTCGTCCACGAGGCGACCAAGACCAGCGGCTTCGGCGCCGAGCTGTCGGCGCTGGTGCAGGAGCATTGCTTCCACTGGCTGGAGGCGCCGGTCCAGCGCGTGACCGGATGGGACACGCCATATCCCCACAGCCTCGAATGGGCCTATTTCCCCGGCCCGGTGCGGCTGACCGAAGCGTTCAAGCGCGTGATGCAGGATTGA
- a CDS encoding ABC transporter related (PFAM: ABC transporter related~SMART: AAA ATPase): protein MASDVAPGELLIQLRGVTKVFGEGPTAFAALKGVDLDIARGDFVAVMGPSGSGKSTTMNILGCLDVPTAGQFLFRGHQVEKLERDQRALLRRRYLGFVFQGFNLLARTSALENVELPLVYRGEEKAARRAAAMAALDKVGLADWWDHTPAELSGGQQQRVAIARAIVTHPDVLLADEPTGNLDTERSIEIMELLTDLNRNSGITVLMVTHESEMAAYAHTIIHFRDGLVERFEVTEGAGVKA, encoded by the coding sequence ATGGCCAGTGACGTCGCCCCCGGCGAGCTGCTGATCCAGCTCCGCGGCGTCACCAAGGTCTTCGGCGAGGGACCGACCGCCTTCGCCGCGCTCAAGGGCGTCGACCTCGACATCGCGCGCGGCGACTTCGTCGCGGTGATGGGGCCGTCCGGATCGGGCAAGTCGACGACGATGAACATCCTCGGCTGTCTCGACGTGCCGACCGCGGGGCAGTTCCTGTTCCGTGGCCACCAGGTCGAGAAGCTCGAGCGCGACCAGCGCGCGCTGCTCCGCCGCCGCTATCTCGGCTTCGTCTTCCAGGGGTTCAACCTGCTCGCGCGCACCTCCGCGCTCGAGAATGTCGAGCTGCCGCTGGTCTATCGCGGCGAGGAGAAGGCGGCGCGGCGGGCGGCGGCGATGGCGGCGCTCGATAAGGTCGGCCTCGCCGACTGGTGGGACCATACCCCCGCCGAGCTGTCGGGCGGCCAGCAGCAGCGCGTCGCGATCGCGCGGGCGATCGTCACCCATCCCGACGTGCTGCTTGCCGACGAGCCGACCGGCAATCTCGACACCGAGCGTTCGATCGAGATCATGGAGCTGCTGACCGACCTCAACCGCAACAGCGGGATCACCGTGCTGATGGTGACGCACGAGTCCGAGATGGCGGCCTATGCCCACACCATCATCCATTTCCGCGACGGCCTGGTCGAGCGGTTCGAAGTGACCGAAGGGGCGGGGGTGAAGGCGTGA
- a CDS encoding protein of unknown function DUF214 (PFAM: protein of unknown function DUF214) has product MWGTTFLLAVREIRRHLLRSFLTILGIVIGVWAVVTMVTLGQGATAAVKQQISSLGANVLQVRPGQGFGRGGGGPQPPDFKIEDLDAIRTQIVGVQAVAPLVQSTGTAVYNAANWSTTVNGTNREYFTAQPWTFTGGRIFSPAEEQAGKAVCIVGNTVRNRLFRGIDPVGQRFRIKNISCEIIGTLAPKGQGGFGNDQDDIVLMPYKAVQRRMTGNRDVRMMMISVDADYDSQRVQASLRDLLRERRHLSDGAEDDFNIFDTKQISDTLSGTTQILTSLLGAVAAVSLLVGGIGIMNIMLVSVTERTREIGIRLAIGAVAREVLLQFLVEAVTLACLGGLLGLFLALVSTLILAPVLKVPFIFDPQINLVAFIFSALIGVVFGYFPARRAASLNPIEALRHE; this is encoded by the coding sequence ATGTGGGGCACCACCTTCCTGCTCGCGGTGCGCGAGATAAGGCGGCATCTGTTGCGCTCCTTCCTGACCATCCTCGGCATCGTCATCGGCGTCTGGGCGGTGGTGACGATGGTGACGCTGGGCCAGGGCGCGACCGCTGCGGTCAAGCAGCAGATCTCCAGCCTCGGCGCCAACGTCCTCCAGGTCCGGCCCGGCCAGGGCTTCGGGCGCGGCGGCGGCGGGCCGCAGCCGCCCGACTTCAAGATCGAGGACCTCGACGCGATCCGCACCCAGATCGTCGGGGTGCAGGCGGTGGCGCCGCTGGTCCAGTCGACCGGCACCGCCGTCTACAACGCGGCCAACTGGTCGACGACGGTCAACGGCACCAACCGCGAATATTTCACCGCCCAGCCCTGGACCTTCACCGGCGGGCGGATCTTCTCGCCGGCGGAGGAGCAGGCGGGCAAGGCGGTGTGCATCGTCGGCAACACCGTCCGCAACCGGCTGTTCCGCGGCATCGACCCGGTCGGCCAGCGCTTCCGCATCAAGAACATCTCGTGCGAGATCATCGGCACGCTGGCGCCCAAGGGGCAGGGCGGCTTCGGCAACGACCAGGACGACATCGTGCTGATGCCCTACAAGGCGGTGCAGCGGCGGATGACCGGCAATCGCGACGTCCGCATGATGATGATCTCGGTCGACGCCGACTATGACAGCCAGCGGGTGCAGGCGTCGCTGCGCGACCTGCTGCGCGAGCGCCGCCACCTGAGCGACGGGGCCGAGGACGACTTCAACATCTTCGACACCAAGCAGATATCCGACACGCTGTCGGGCACCACCCAGATCCTCACCTCGCTGCTCGGCGCAGTGGCGGCGGTCAGCCTGCTGGTCGGCGGCATCGGCATCATGAACATCATGCTCGTCTCGGTGACCGAGCGGACCCGCGAGATCGGCATCCGCCTCGCCATCGGCGCCGTCGCGCGCGAGGTGCTGCTGCAATTCCTGGTCGAGGCGGTGACGCTCGCCTGCCTGGGCGGGCTGCTCGGCCTGTTCCTGGCGCTGGTCTCGACCCTGATCCTCGCGCCGGTGCTGAAGGTGCCGTTCATCTTCGATCCGCAGATCAACCTCGTCGCCTTCATCTTCTCGGCGCTGATCGGGGTGGTGTTCGGCTATTTCCCGGCGCGGCGCGCGGCGTCGCTCAACCCGATCGAGGCGCTGCGGCACGAATGA
- a CDS encoding branched-chain alpha-keto acid dehydrogenase E2 component (PFAM: biotin/lipoyl attachment domain-containing protein; catalytic domain of components of various dehydrogenase complexes; E3 binding domain protein), producing the protein MGSYSFKLPDIGEGIAEAEIVAWHVAPGDMVEEDAPLADLMTDKATVEMTAPVAGKVVKIAGEVGEQIAIGSILAVFEVEGDGAVEAEPAQVVKPEPSSSPLPSREGPGVGGERSEPAPIEAGEKPSAAPTEPTPSPSLAGRGERKVLASPAVRQRARDLGIDLADVKAAEDGRVRHADLDAFLAYNAGGGYRPAGRARADEQVRVIGLRRRIAENMAASKRAIPHFTYVEEIDVTKLEELRADLNATRGAKPKLTMLPLLITAICRTLPDFPMINARYDDEAGIVTRSGAVHLGMATQTDAGLMVPVIRDAQDRNVWQLASEIVRLAEAARSGKATSGELSGSTLTITSLGPLGGIATTPVINRPEVAIIGPNKVVERPVFRDGQVVAAKLMNLSISCDHRVVDGWDAASFVQALKRLIETPALLFVD; encoded by the coding sequence ATGGGCTCCTATAGTTTCAAGCTTCCGGACATCGGCGAGGGCATCGCCGAGGCCGAGATCGTCGCGTGGCACGTCGCGCCGGGCGACATGGTCGAGGAGGACGCGCCGCTCGCCGACCTGATGACCGACAAGGCGACGGTCGAGATGACCGCGCCGGTCGCGGGCAAGGTGGTGAAGATCGCCGGCGAGGTCGGCGAGCAGATCGCGATCGGCTCGATCCTCGCGGTGTTCGAGGTCGAGGGCGACGGCGCGGTCGAGGCCGAGCCGGCGCAGGTGGTGAAGCCGGAGCCTTCTTCCTCTCCCCTCCCTTCCAGGGAGGGGCCGGGGGTAGGTGGCGAGCGAAGCGAGCCTGCACCGATCGAGGCCGGGGAAAAGCCGTCGGCTGCGCCGACGGAACCCACCCCCAGCCCCTCCCTTGCAGGGAGGGGGGAAAGGAAGGTCCTCGCCTCCCCCGCCGTTCGCCAGCGCGCCAGGGACCTCGGCATCGACCTCGCCGACGTCAAGGCCGCCGAGGACGGCCGCGTCCGCCACGCCGATCTCGACGCCTTCCTGGCCTATAATGCCGGCGGCGGCTATCGCCCGGCTGGCCGGGCCCGCGCCGACGAGCAGGTCAGGGTGATCGGCCTGCGCCGCCGCATCGCCGAGAATATGGCGGCGTCGAAGCGGGCCATCCCGCACTTCACCTATGTCGAGGAGATTGACGTCACCAAGCTGGAGGAGCTGCGCGCCGACCTCAACGCGACGCGCGGGGCCAAGCCCAAGCTCACCATGCTGCCGCTGCTGATCACCGCGATCTGCAGGACGCTGCCCGATTTCCCGATGATCAACGCGCGCTACGACGACGAGGCGGGGATCGTCACCCGCTCGGGCGCGGTCCATCTCGGCATGGCGACGCAGACCGACGCCGGGCTGATGGTGCCGGTCATCCGCGACGCGCAGGACCGCAACGTCTGGCAGCTCGCGAGCGAGATCGTCCGGCTGGCGGAGGCCGCGCGCAGCGGCAAGGCGACATCGGGGGAGCTGTCGGGATCGACGCTCACCATCACCTCGCTCGGCCCGCTCGGCGGCATCGCGACGACGCCGGTGATCAACCGGCCCGAGGTCGCGATCATCGGCCCCAACAAGGTGGTCGAGCGCCCGGTGTTCCGCGACGGCCAGGTCGTCGCCGCCAAGCTGATGAACCTGTCGATCTCGTGCGACCACCGTGTCGTCGACGGCTGGGACGCCGCCAGCTTCGTCCAGGCGCTCAAGCGGCTGATCGAGACGCCCGCGCTGCTGTTCGTGGATTGA
- a CDS encoding two component transcriptional regulator, winged helix family (PFAM: response regulator receiver; transcriptional regulator domain protein) gives MSGGNPLILVVDDDGDLRTLITDFLRANGLRVESAADGAEMDARIAAERPDLIVLDLMMPGEDGLSILRRVRKPGGPAVIMLSAMGEDTDRIIGLEVGADDYLPKPCNPRELLARIRAVLRRRGEEAAAAATGGAVRRFGPWTLDIVQREVRRLDAPAAPLTDAEFRVLAAFLDRPQRVLSRDQLIEAGKGVDSDVFDRAIDVTISRLRKKLGPDDPIRTIRNEGYMFTLKVEGE, from the coding sequence ATGAGCGGCGGCAACCCGTTGATCCTGGTGGTCGACGACGATGGCGACCTGCGGACGCTGATCACCGATTTCCTGCGCGCCAACGGCCTGCGCGTCGAAAGCGCCGCCGACGGCGCCGAGATGGACGCGCGCATCGCCGCCGAGCGGCCCGACCTGATCGTCCTCGACCTGATGATGCCGGGCGAGGACGGGCTGTCGATCCTGCGGCGGGTGCGCAAGCCCGGCGGCCCCGCCGTGATCATGCTGTCGGCGATGGGCGAGGACACCGACCGGATCATCGGGCTGGAGGTCGGCGCCGACGATTATCTGCCCAAGCCGTGCAACCCGCGCGAGCTGCTCGCCCGCATCCGCGCGGTGCTGCGCCGCCGGGGCGAGGAGGCCGCCGCCGCCGCGACGGGCGGGGCGGTCCGCCGCTTCGGCCCGTGGACGCTCGACATCGTCCAGCGCGAGGTGCGGCGGCTCGACGCGCCGGCCGCGCCGCTGACCGACGCCGAGTTCCGCGTGCTCGCCGCCTTCCTCGACCGGCCGCAGCGCGTGCTGAGCCGCGACCAGCTGATCGAGGCGGGCAAGGGCGTCGACAGCGACGTGTTCGACCGCGCGATCGACGTGACGATCAGCCGGCTGCGCAAGAAGCTCGGTCCCGACGATCCGATCCGGACAATCCGCAACGAAGGCTATATGTTCACGCTGAAGGTCGAAGGCGAATGA
- a CDS encoding integral membrane sensor signal transduction histidine kinase (PFAM: ATP-binding region, ATPase domain protein domain protein; histidine kinase, HAMP region domain protein; histidine kinase A domain protein domain protein), translating into MTRVRGGGLSIFWQTLLLLLASVAVVFVVTVALFAWAPPPRPDFNSLSDIAEALAGRKIPRERRWRVMVVPHGHAGPVDLSPAPPVRPDPDDHERERRLGTVQRPAPPLPDPNMVSSDVFTARLADRIGVPIEDVRLFFEPDQRSNMPFGRRDDRRVIVRRGEPLFFDTVVAGLRTDGGWRVVRTPPRAWLASWQQRILMLFGLSLLAVIPFAWIFARALAKPIRRIADAADRMGANPQAPLIVEEGPTELRVTAHALNRMQQRLSAYLAERTNMIGAIAHDLRTPLARIAFRIEGAPDEMREKVQADIEQMRAMIAATISFVRDTGSVNIVEPVAIDRLLADLAADEREIGRPVALGAVESAEVAGDPMALKRLFQNLIDNGVAYGGGVEIGVARIEAEAEIRIADRGPGLPDKALEAMFQPFERGEPSRNRATGGIGLGLSIARAIAQEHGGSLVLANRAGGGLEAICRLPVRG; encoded by the coding sequence ATGACCCGCGTGCGCGGCGGCGGCCTGTCGATCTTCTGGCAGACGCTGCTGCTGCTGCTCGCCAGCGTCGCGGTGGTGTTCGTCGTCACCGTCGCGCTGTTCGCCTGGGCGCCGCCGCCGCGCCCCGACTTCAACAGCCTGTCCGACATCGCCGAGGCGCTGGCCGGCCGCAAGATTCCGCGCGAGCGCCGCTGGCGGGTGATGGTCGTCCCCCACGGCCACGCCGGCCCGGTCGACCTGTCGCCGGCGCCGCCCGTCCGGCCTGACCCCGACGATCATGAGCGCGAGCGGCGGCTGGGCACGGTGCAGCGGCCGGCGCCGCCGCTGCCCGACCCGAACATGGTCAGCTCCGACGTCTTCACCGCGCGGCTCGCCGACCGGATCGGCGTCCCGATCGAGGATGTCCGGCTGTTCTTCGAGCCCGACCAGCGCAGTAACATGCCGTTCGGCCGCCGCGACGACCGCCGGGTGATCGTCCGCCGCGGCGAGCCGCTGTTCTTCGACACGGTCGTCGCGGGGCTGCGCACCGACGGCGGCTGGCGGGTGGTGCGGACCCCGCCGCGCGCCTGGCTGGCGTCGTGGCAGCAGCGGATATTGATGCTGTTCGGGCTCAGCCTGCTCGCCGTCATCCCCTTCGCCTGGATCTTCGCGCGGGCGCTGGCCAAGCCGATCCGCCGGATCGCCGACGCCGCCGACCGGATGGGCGCCAACCCGCAGGCGCCGCTCATCGTCGAGGAGGGGCCGACCGAGCTGCGCGTCACCGCCCATGCGCTCAACCGCATGCAGCAGCGGCTGTCGGCCTATCTGGCCGAGCGGACCAACATGATAGGCGCGATCGCGCACGACCTGCGTACTCCGCTCGCACGGATCGCCTTCCGCATCGAAGGCGCGCCCGACGAGATGCGCGAGAAGGTGCAGGCCGATATCGAGCAGATGCGCGCGATGATCGCAGCGACCATCTCCTTCGTCCGCGACACCGGCAGCGTGAACATCGTCGAGCCGGTCGCGATCGACCGGCTGCTCGCCGACCTCGCCGCCGACGAGCGCGAGATCGGCCGGCCGGTGGCGCTGGGCGCGGTCGAGTCGGCCGAGGTGGCGGGCGACCCGATGGCGTTGAAGCGCCTGTTCCAGAACCTGATCGACAATGGCGTCGCCTATGGCGGCGGGGTCGAGATCGGCGTCGCCCGGATCGAGGCCGAGGCCGAGATCCGGATCGCCGATCGCGGGCCCGGCCTTCCCGACAAGGCGCTGGAGGCGATGTTCCAGCCGTTCGAGCGCGGAGAGCCGTCGCGCAACCGCGCGACCGGGGGAATCGGCCTCGGCCTCAGCATCGCCCGCGCCATCGCGCAGGAACATGGCGGCAGCCTGGTCCTCGCGAATCGGGCCGGCGGCGGGCTGGAGGCGATCTGCCGCCTGCCGGTCCGGGGCTGA